The following nucleotide sequence is from Bacillota bacterium.
AAGAATTTTTTACAGCTATTACTAGAGACCAGCTTATAATTGATTTTCATCGCTGACTGACGCTCTTATAAATAACTTTATATACACCGTGTATAAACATATATGGGACCCAGGAGGTTATATAATGAACGGCTTGCTAGTCCGAAACGCCAACATAATAACCATGAACCAGAAACAACCGCATGCCATAGCTATGGTTGTTGAAGAAGATAAGATTATATCTGTAGGTGATGGCAGGAACCTGGAACATTACGCAGCTAAAGGATTAGACGTTCTTAATTGCCGGGGTTATACTATTTTACCCGGCCTGATTGACAGCCATCTACACCTGATGTGGATGGGCCGGAACCTGCTGTGTCCACCGCTTAATTTAGGCGGGATAGATTCGATTGGTAAAATTGCAGATATAATCAAAGATGAGGTTGAAATAAGCGCTCCCGGGCAGTGGATTATAGCGGTGAAGCTTGATGAAGATCACCTGGTAGAGCAGCGTTCACTGAACAGGCATGATCTGGACAAAGTCAGCCCTGATAATCCGGTTGTTGTGCGTAAGGCCATAGAGCATTCGCTGGTGGCCAATACTGCCGCGCTGGAAAAGGCCGGGATAAACAAGGACACAGCAGAACCTGCTGGCGGACATATAGAGAAAGACAGTGAAGGTTCACCAACCGGAGCTTTATTCGAAAATGCGATGAAGCTGTTAGAAAAAGCTATTCCGCGTTTGACTCCCCTGGAGGAACGTGAAGCCCTGGCCCTGGCTGTTAAACAACTTTGTTCCCTGGGTTTTACATCGGTTGTTTCCAATGATGATTTTCCTGTTCTTACAGAACCGCTCCGGCTGCTTGAAGATCTTGATGCACTAGCCGGTGAACAGGGTTGGGCGCTTAGGTTAGCCTTTGAGCCGGATATCTCCAGGCTTGACCAACTGATCGAACAGAGAGAGCAGTTGAAGAGCTACCGGTTTGGCAAGATCGGGCCCCTGAAGATCTTTGCTGACGGTGCACTTTTTACCAGGTCTGCTGCCCTGGAAGAAGATTATGCAGATGAGCCCGGTAACAGGGGTATAGAAACTATTTCAAAACAAGAGTTGGAAGAGCTGGTTGCCAGAGCCCATGAAAACGGGTTTAGCGTTGCCGTGCATGCCATCGGAGACAGAGCAGTAAACAATGCCATTGGCGCTATTGAAAAAGCACAGCAGAAGCATCCCCGAAATGATCTCAGGCACCGCATCATTCACTGCAGCATGATTGATGAGGCTAACCTGGGAAAAATGAACCGCTTTGGCATAATAGCGGATATACAGCCAACTTTTTTTATTAATGAGTGGCAGTGGGTTCCACAGCGGATCGGCAGCAATAGAGTAAAAAAGGCTTACCTCGGCCGCAGCTTTCTTGATAACGGCGTTAATGTAATAGCCGGCTCTGATGCACCTTCTGAACCGGCAGATCCGTTTCGTTCAATCTACGGGGCTGTTAAGAGGCAGGATGTTTCAGGTAAACCTGAAGGCGGTTGGAAGCCTGAAGAAAGATTGGATGTAAAAGATATATTGCAGGCTTATACCAGGGCAGGCGCTTATGCCACCTTTGAGGAAGGATTGAAAGGTTCTCTT
It contains:
- a CDS encoding amidohydrolase; amino-acid sequence: MNGLLVRNANIITMNQKQPHAIAMVVEEDKIISVGDGRNLEHYAAKGLDVLNCRGYTILPGLIDSHLHLMWMGRNLLCPPLNLGGIDSIGKIADIIKDEVEISAPGQWIIAVKLDEDHLVEQRSLNRHDLDKVSPDNPVVVRKAIEHSLVANTAALEKAGINKDTAEPAGGHIEKDSEGSPTGALFENAMKLLEKAIPRLTPLEEREALALAVKQLCSLGFTSVVSNDDFPVLTEPLRLLEDLDALAGEQGWALRLAFEPDISRLDQLIEQREQLKSYRFGKIGPLKIFADGALFTRSAALEEDYADEPGNRGIETISKQELEELVARAHENGFSVAVHAIGDRAVNNAIGAIEKAQQKHPRNDLRHRIIHCSMIDEANLGKMNRFGIIADIQPTFFINEWQWVPQRIGSNRVKKAYLGRSFLDNGVNVIAGSDAPSEPADPFRSIYGAVKRQDVSGKPEGGWKPEERLDVKDILQAYTRAGAYATFEEGLKGSLEPGKLADFIVVNKNPLEINPEELLDIECLMTVIGGKIAWRSEKVS